AACTATGATTTTATCAATGACAGGCTTTGGTAGAGCCGAAGACGTTTTTGAAGGAAAAAAAATTACTATCGATATTAAATCACTGAACAGCAAAAGCTTTGATTTAAATATTAAAATTCCTTTACGTTATAAAGAGAAAGAATTTGAAATCAGAAAAATTCTTAATGATAGACTCATCCGTGGAAAAGTAGACTGCTACATCAATATAGAGAATCTTGAGGAGACCAACGATGTGAAAATCAATAAAGGATTAATTGATTCTTACATGAAAGAGCTTCGAAACATCGCTGGAGATGGACCCGATTTTGAGTATCTGAAAATGGCGGTAAGACTTCCGGATGCGATTACTTCCAGACCTGATGAATTGGCAGAAGGCGAATGGGAATCGTTGGCGAAAATTGTTCACAATGCGGTTGACCGTTTCGAAGAATTCAGAAAAACGGAAGGAAAAATTCTTCACGAAGAACTGGCAAGAAACATCCAGAATATCGATAAAAATTTAGCGGAAGTGATTCCTTTTGAAGAAGAAAGAATTGCTGCAGTAAAAGAACGTTATCAAAAGTCTTTAAAAGAATTTGAAAATGTTGATGAAACGCGTTTTTATCAGGAAATGGCTTATTTCACAGAGAAATTAGATATTTCTGAAGAAAAAGTGAGATTGACACAACACTTAAAATATTATAAAGAAGTAATGGATAACGAAGATTTCAACGGGAAGAAACTTGGATTTATTTCTCAGGAAATCGGTCGTGAGATCAATACTTTAGGGTCAAAAGCCAATCATGCACAAATCCAGAAATTGGTAGTGATGATGAAAGACGATTTGGAAAAAATTAAAGAACAGACGTTAAACGTACTATAATTTAGTTGATGGATTTTGGTTGATAGTTGATGGATTTTTTTTACAACTATCAACTAACAACCATCAACCAACAACAATATGGATAAAGTTATCATATTTTCAGCACCGTCTGGAAGCGGAAAAACTACATTAGTAAAGCATTCTTTAGAGGTTTTTAATGAATTGAATTTTTCGATTTCATGTACAACGAGACAACCGAGAGGAAGTGAAATCCATGCTGTGGATTATCATTTTTTAAGTCCGGATGAATTCAGACAAAAAATTTCGGAAGATGCTTTTGTAGAATTTGAAGAGGTTTATACGGATAAATATTACGGTACTTTAAAGTCTGAAGTTGAAAAAATTTGGAATCAGGGGAAAGTAGTGATTTTTGATGTTGATGTAAAAGGCGGAATTTCCCTGAAAAAATATTTTGGTGAAAAAGCATTATCGATTTTTATAGAACCACCTTCCATTGAAGAGTTGGAACGAAGATTGATTTCAAGAAATACAGATGATGCAGACACCATCAAAACCCGTGTAGAAAAGGCAGAAGAAGAACTATCTTATGCTAATGAATTTGACAAAATCGTCATCAACACGGATTTGGACGAAGCAAAAAGAGAAATAGAAAGTTTAATAAAAAATTTTATTGGGAGTTAAGAGGATGAATGATGAGAGCTGGAAGTTTGATGTCTAATAAATGATGTCAAAATTCTAATTTCTTATTTCTGACTTCTAATTTCTAATGAACAAAAACATTGAGGTTGATATGAGTACCGAAACATTAGAAAGGGCTAAATCGGCTATTCCGGTTAGGGGATATTTGGATATAAAAGACCTTATTATTCCGGAAGGTGAAGAATTGGTGAAAGCCATTCTCAAGTTGAAAGAAGAAAAAAATGCGGTTATTTTAGCGCATTATTACCAGCCTGGAGAAATTCAGGATATTGCTGATTTCCTTGGAGATTCTCTTCAATTGGCGAGACAAGCAAAAGATACCAATGCTGATATGATCGTATTCTGCGGAGTGCATTTCATGGCTGAAGCAGCGAAAATTCTGAACCCAACTAAAAAAGTAGTTCTTCCCGACACCATGGCAGGATGCTCTTTAGCAGACGGTTGCTCAGGAGAAGGTTTAAGAAAAATGCGTGAACAGCATCCAAATGCTTTGATTGCAACGTACATCAACTGTAACGCTGAAACAAAAGCTGAAAGTGATATTATCGTAACAAGTTCAAATGCTGAAACTGTGATTGAAGCACTTCCAACTGACCGACCGATTATTTTCGCACCAGACAAAAACCTGGGAAGATATTTATCTCAGAAGACAGGTCGTGATATGATTCTTTGGGATGGAAGCTGCATCGTTCACGAAGCGTTTTCAATGGAAAGAATTGCTCAGCAGCTGGCTGATAATCCGGATGCTAAATTAATTGCTCACCCGGAAAGTGAAGAAGCCGTGTTGAAATTATCACACTTTATCGGCTCTACTTCCGCATTGTTGAATTATGTGGAACAGGACGATTGTCAAAGATTTATCATTGCTACGGAAGAAGGAATTCTGCATGAAATGAGAAAACGTGCTCCCCATAAGGAACTGATCCCGGCTTTGGTTTTTGATGAAAGCTGCAACTGTTCAGAATGTTTCTACATGAAACGAAATACAATGGAAAAGTTGTATTTATGTATGAAATATGAACTTCCCGAAATTCTTATTGAAGAAGAACTGAGATTAAGAGCATTAAAGCCAATCGAGGCGATGCTTGATCTTTCAAAAAGTATAAAATAAACTAAAGCACTGTTTTTACAGTGCTTTTTTCGTTTTAAGTTAAACCATAGGTGCATAACAGGTTCCTCCGGGATTTCGCCAGCATCCCCAAGCTCCACCTCCGCGAAAACATACATAAGCTTCACCACCGCAGGCATCTATCTGAACTTGCGTAAAGCCACCCTGGATTTTTGTTTTCTCTTCTCTTGAAAGTTTTTTTAAATTTTTCATAATATTTTTTGTTTGGTTAAAAATCAATAGTAATAGGAACAAAGCACTCCGTATTTACGAGAACACAGTTTCTGCAGAACTCCGAAAGTGCCCAATAGGCATCACAAGAAAACGAGTCGTGAGGACCAAAAGCTCCTGTTGGACAGCCATTACAATGTGAAATCGGAGGAACTGCTCCCCCACTCATTTGTTTTAAATGAGTTCTGCTTAATTTTCTGAGTTGTTTCATAGTAATCTGATTTAGTTCATCTTATAAATATAATACTATTTAGTCGCTCCTTAAAAAGCTGTTTTTTGACTTTGAAAATTATATTTGCCTAAAAAGATTCGGAGAACAAGTTCGAGCCAAAGAAGAATTTGTTGTTTGATTTGATTCAATCTCATCTTCAAATTGTATCCAATCCCTGCTAATAATGCATTATTAATATCTCCAGCCACTCCTTTCAGGAAGTTTAATCCTAAGGAGTGGTTTCTTTTTAAATGAGAGATACAAGGTTCTATGGCTGCTCTTGCCCGGAATCTTAATCTGGCTACTTGTTGCCCATATTTTGTTTTTTCTTTTTTTGCGGGAAGCAAAATTGCTGTTCCTTCCACTTCTTTGATTCCTTTAAATCCTCTGTCTGTAGTGGCTTTCGTAGGTCTTGTTCCGCCAACGGATTTTCTTACCCTCTCACTCTGTGCCAATGATTCTTCAAGAGTTTTACTATCGTGAGGATTGCCAGAAAATCTCTTTACCGAGCTGATGATCCCTGTTTTCCGACCTCTTACTACTGCTACTTTTGTCCCAAACTCGTATGCTTTTCCCGATTTTCCTTTCGCAATACACGCAACTTGTGGCTCGTGAAGACTGTAAATTTTATCTTTCGTGGTACGTTCTTGGGTGAGTGCTTTAAGGTAAATTTTAAAAACGTCTTCGTAGCCTTTCAAAACATCTTTAGGAAGTTTTCTTTCCAATTCCCGAAGAACTCTTTTACCAATCGTCCTGAGCTTTTTCCTCGCCATTTTTGCCTTCTTCTGTCTTCTGGGATGATGTCCAAAAAAAGCGTCCCGCAATAATTGTTTGCTCACTCTTCTGTAGCTTTGTCTTTGTACAACGCTCTCTTTTTCTGCTATTTTTCTACAATTGTCGATTACTTTTTTTGCTAATTTGGCATCGGTAGGAAAGGTAATGTTCTTCTCCTGAACCGTCGTATCTACCTGAACTTCATCTTCTGTTTTGGCTTTGGGATGGAGAGAAACGCTTTGTCCCAAAAGAAATTCCAAACCCTTATCTCCAATTCTTTTTCTGAAGTGTACAAAATTGCTCGGATCGAAAGGCTGCTCTGTCTGGAAAAAGGTTTCTCCGGTAAAATATTGCCAATACGCATTCTCAATCCATCTCTCTATTACACTTTCATCACTTTCTTTAAACATTTCCTTGAGCAAAAGCATTCCTGCTATTTTACGGATAGCAATAGAAGGTCTTCCGTTTTCTGAAAATAATTTCTCAAACTCTGACTCCATTTTATCCCAGGAAATCTCCCCAGCTAATTTTACCACCGGATGCTCCATATTAATAAGCTCCGTAAGCCTGGTCTTGAATAAATTCTGCTGTAAATCCTCTCTTATTTTGCCTAACATTTTGCCACTTTTTATATCCTAAAAATACAATTTATTGCAATTTTTTACAACGATTTTTTACGAAATATAAGTGCATAAAACTGATAATCAAAATATTACTTGGTTTTTAAGGAATGACTATTTAAATAAATCACATTAATATGATAAAAATATTTTACCTCAAAAAACTGTCTTGTCAAAATAATTTGTACATTTGTTCAGTAACAATGAATTTTCTAAGAAACATATTTAATATTTCAGCTCCGAATTTCTCTATTTCGGAAGGAATTTTTGTTTCTATTATTGCTACAACAACTACGATTACCCCATAACGGGGTCTATTTTCACATATCATTATACGTTTGCGTACTCTTTTTTCTAAAGAGTAAAAATTTCAATTTTTTATCACTAAAATTTTACATAATGAAAGTTTTAAAATTTGGCGGAACTTCGGTCGCCAACGCTCAAAATATTTTGCTTGTTGAAAATATCATCAAAAAAGAAGCCTCTGAAAATAAAATAATCGTCGTAGTTTCAGCACTTCACGGAGTTACAGATCAACTCATAAAAGCAGCAGAAAGTGCCTCTCAAAAAGATGAAAACTATACTCAGATCATTAAAAATTTAGAAGAACAACATTTAAATGTTGTTAAAGAATTAATCCCGGTTTTAGAACAAAGTTCTTGGCTGAGTTTTGTAAAAAAACATTTCAACGATATTGAAGACATCTGCAACGGAATTTTTGTTTTAGGAGAATTTACCAATAGAATAAAAGATAAAATCACATCTTATGGTGAATTTCTTTCATCTCGTATTATTGCAGCCAAACTAAAATTTGAAGGATTGGATGTTCATTGGATGAATTCTTCAGAACAGATTTTGACTAACAGCAATTTCACAAACGCGAAAGTAAATTTTGAACGTACTGAACAAAATTTCAGAAAATATATAAATGAAAATCAACATCAGATTATCATTGCTCCCGGATTTATTGCTCAGGATGAAAAAGGAAATTCAACAACTTTAGGGCGCGGAGGTTCTGATTTTACAGCTTCGATAATCGCTTCTGCCATTCACGCAGAGGAATTACAAATCTGGACCGATGTCAGCGGAATGATGACCGCCGATCCGAGGTTGGTTTCCCATGCAAAACCTATTGCTGAGATTTCTTATCAGGAAGCTATGGAACTCTCTCATTTTGGTGCTAAAGTTCTATATCCGCCAACTATTCAGCCTGTAATGGTTAAAAATATTAATCTAAAAATTAAAAATACTTTTGAGCCTGAAGCTTTCGGAACATTCATTTCTCAGAATCTGAATAAAGTTGATATTGAAAATAAACCTATTGCGGTAGGAATTTCAAATATGAGCAATATTGCTTTACTCACTTTAGAAGGAAGTGGCATGATCGGAATTCCGGGTATTTCTGCAAAATTATTTCAATGTTTAAGTCATGAAAAAATTAATGTCATTCTCATTACCCAAAGTTCATCAGAACACTCCATCACCATCGCCATCAATGAAAAAGATATTTTAAATGCAGAAAACGCCATCAACAGTTCTTTTGAAGATGATTTACAGTTAAAAAGAATTGAACCTGTAAAAATCGAAAAAAATCTTTCGATTGTCGCTTTAGTGGGCGAAAATATGAAAAGCAGAAGCGGTGTAAGTGCTAAAATGTTCGGTTGTCTGGGAAATAACGGAATTAATATCAGAGCCATTGCACAAGGTTCTTCAGAAAAAAATATCAGCATTGTTATTTCCGAAAAAGATACCAAAAAGGCTGTGAATGTTTTGCATGAAGAATTTTTTGAATCTGAAATTAAGCAGGTTCATCTTTATATCTGCGGAACCGGAAATGTGGGAATGAAATTAATTCAGCAAATTTACGATCAGAACGAATATCTTAAAGATAATCTTCTAATTAATTTAAGAATTGTCGGACTATCTAACAGTCGTAAAATGATTTTCTCAGAAAAAGGAATTTCACAAAATGAATACGTTGATCATATCAACAATAGCGAAAATGCTTCTGCAGAAAAATTTGCTCAGGAAATGATATCACGAAACTTAAGAAATTCAGTTTTTGTTGATGTCACTGCAAGTTCAGAAGTTCCGAAAGTATATGAAAAGCTGCTGAAAAAGAGCATCAATATCATTGCCTGCAACAAAATTGCAGCTTCTTCGGATTTTGAACATTATAAAAATTTAAAATCAACCGCCCGAAATCACAGTTGCAAATTTTTCTTTGAAACCAACGTTGGTGCCGGACTTCCCATTATCGGAACCATCAATGATCTGATAAGAAGTGGAGATAAAATCACCTCTATTCAGGCAGTTTTAAGCGGAACCTTAAATTTTGTTTTTAATAATTATGATGGCAGCCAAAGCTTTTCGGAAGTTGTTCTTCAGGCACAAAAAGAAGGTTACACAGAACCCGATCCGCGGTTGGATCTCGCGGGAACAGATGTTGCAAGAAAAATTTTAATTCTCGCGAGAGAGTCTGGATATTCTCTTGAATTTAATCAGATTGAAAATGAAAGTTTTCTCCCTGAAGAGTGTCTGCGAGGAAGTGTTGAAGATTTTTATCAATCATTAATTAAATATGAAAATCATTTTAAAAACTTACTGAGTGAAGCAAAAAATAATGGTAAAATTCTAAAATATGTTGCTGAATTTAAAGATGGAAAAGCCAAAGTTGGATTACAGCATATTGCTCCTGAGAGCGATCTCTATCATCTTTACGGGAAAGATAATATTGTGATTTTTAAAACCCTACGATATTCTGAACAGCCCTTGGTTGTAAAAGGAGCTGGTGCCGGTGCAGAAGTGACAGCAAGTGGAGTTTTCGCTGATATCGTTCGTTCAGTTTAAAATTTTAAGTATGAAAAAAGTTAAATTACAAGTTCCGGCTACCGTTGCCAATTTGGTGTGCGGATTTGATATTTTGGGAATGGCCATCCATGAACCTTATGATATAATGGAGTTCAGCATATTGGAAACTCCTGAAATCATCATTAGACATACCGATCAGTTTGGTCTTCCTGAAGAAGCTTCACAAAATGTAGCGGGCGTCGTTTTATTGAAAATTCAGGAACATTTACAATTGAAAAATGGATTTGAAGTGATTATTCATAAAAATATAAAGCCAGGAAGCGGACTCGGTTCCAGTGCGGCAAGTGCAGCCGGAGCTGCAGTGGGTGCCAATATTTTGCTTGGCAATATTTTATCAAAAGAAGAATTGGTTCACTTTGCGATGTTTGGCGAAGAGCTGGCTTCTGGAGTACAACATGCAGACAATATTTCACCCTGCATTTATGGCGGAATAACATTAGTTAAATCTTTAAATCCTATTGATATTATTCC
The sequence above is a segment of the Chryseobacterium sp. MYb264 genome. Coding sequences within it:
- a CDS encoding YicC family protein; translation: MTGFGRAEDVFEGKKITIDIKSLNSKSFDLNIKIPLRYKEKEFEIRKILNDRLIRGKVDCYINIENLEETNDVKINKGLIDSYMKELRNIAGDGPDFEYLKMAVRLPDAITSRPDELAEGEWESLAKIVHNAVDRFEEFRKTEGKILHEELARNIQNIDKNLAEVIPFEEERIAAVKERYQKSLKEFENVDETRFYQEMAYFTEKLDISEEKVRLTQHLKYYKEVMDNEDFNGKKLGFISQEIGREINTLGSKANHAQIQKLVVMMKDDLEKIKEQTLNVL
- the gmk gene encoding guanylate kinase, which translates into the protein MDKVIIFSAPSGSGKTTLVKHSLEVFNELNFSISCTTRQPRGSEIHAVDYHFLSPDEFRQKISEDAFVEFEEVYTDKYYGTLKSEVEKIWNQGKVVIFDVDVKGGISLKKYFGEKALSIFIEPPSIEELERRLISRNTDDADTIKTRVEKAEEELSYANEFDKIVINTDLDEAKREIESLIKNFIGS
- the nadA gene encoding quinolinate synthase NadA, whose protein sequence is MSTETLERAKSAIPVRGYLDIKDLIIPEGEELVKAILKLKEEKNAVILAHYYQPGEIQDIADFLGDSLQLARQAKDTNADMIVFCGVHFMAEAAKILNPTKKVVLPDTMAGCSLADGCSGEGLRKMREQHPNALIATYINCNAETKAESDIIVTSSNAETVIEALPTDRPIIFAPDKNLGRYLSQKTGRDMILWDGSCIVHEAFSMERIAQQLADNPDAKLIAHPESEEAVLKLSHFIGSTSALLNYVEQDDCQRFIIATEEGILHEMRKRAPHKELIPALVFDESCNCSECFYMKRNTMEKLYLCMKYELPEILIEEELRLRALKPIEAMLDLSKSIK
- a CDS encoding bacteriocin-like protein — encoded protein: MKNLKKLSREEKTKIQGGFTQVQIDACGGEAYVCFRGGGAWGCWRNPGGTCYAPMV
- a CDS encoding IS5 family transposase, with translation MLGKIREDLQQNLFKTRLTELINMEHPVVKLAGEISWDKMESEFEKLFSENGRPSIAIRKIAGMLLLKEMFKESDESVIERWIENAYWQYFTGETFFQTEQPFDPSNFVHFRKRIGDKGLEFLLGQSVSLHPKAKTEDEVQVDTTVQEKNITFPTDAKLAKKVIDNCRKIAEKESVVQRQSYRRVSKQLLRDAFFGHHPRRQKKAKMARKKLRTIGKRVLRELERKLPKDVLKGYEDVFKIYLKALTQERTTKDKIYSLHEPQVACIAKGKSGKAYEFGTKVAVVRGRKTGIISSVKRFSGNPHDSKTLEESLAQSERVRKSVGGTRPTKATTDRGFKGIKEVEGTAILLPAKKEKTKYGQQVARLRFRARAAIEPCISHLKRNHSLGLNFLKGVAGDINNALLAGIGYNLKMRLNQIKQQILLWLELVLRIFLGKYNFQSQKTAF
- the thrA gene encoding bifunctional aspartate kinase/homoserine dehydrogenase I, coding for MKVLKFGGTSVANAQNILLVENIIKKEASENKIIVVVSALHGVTDQLIKAAESASQKDENYTQIIKNLEEQHLNVVKELIPVLEQSSWLSFVKKHFNDIEDICNGIFVLGEFTNRIKDKITSYGEFLSSRIIAAKLKFEGLDVHWMNSSEQILTNSNFTNAKVNFERTEQNFRKYINENQHQIIIAPGFIAQDEKGNSTTLGRGGSDFTASIIASAIHAEELQIWTDVSGMMTADPRLVSHAKPIAEISYQEAMELSHFGAKVLYPPTIQPVMVKNINLKIKNTFEPEAFGTFISQNLNKVDIENKPIAVGISNMSNIALLTLEGSGMIGIPGISAKLFQCLSHEKINVILITQSSSEHSITIAINEKDILNAENAINSSFEDDLQLKRIEPVKIEKNLSIVALVGENMKSRSGVSAKMFGCLGNNGINIRAIAQGSSEKNISIVISEKDTKKAVNVLHEEFFESEIKQVHLYICGTGNVGMKLIQQIYDQNEYLKDNLLINLRIVGLSNSRKMIFSEKGISQNEYVDHINNSENASAEKFAQEMISRNLRNSVFVDVTASSEVPKVYEKLLKKSINIIACNKIAASSDFEHYKNLKSTARNHSCKFFFETNVGAGLPIIGTINDLIRSGDKITSIQAVLSGTLNFVFNNYDGSQSFSEVVLQAQKEGYTEPDPRLDLAGTDVARKILILARESGYSLEFNQIENESFLPEECLRGSVEDFYQSLIKYENHFKNLLSEAKNNGKILKYVAEFKDGKAKVGLQHIAPESDLYHLYGKDNIVIFKTLRYSEQPLVVKGAGAGAEVTASGVFADIVRSV
- a CDS encoding homoserine kinase; this translates as MKKVKLQVPATVANLVCGFDILGMAIHEPYDIMEFSILETPEIIIRHTDQFGLPEEASQNVAGVVLLKIQEHLQLKNGFEVIIHKNIKPGSGLGSSAASAAGAAVGANILLGNILSKEELVHFAMFGEELASGVQHADNISPCIYGGITLVKSLNPIDIIPLNSPDLFVTAVHPQVEVKTSDARQILKKNILLKDAIEQWGNIAGLVAGIQKNDFALIGRSLHDVIVEPVRSILIPKFDEIKEKSLKIEALGGGISGSGPSIFMLSEQEETAQKIAKMMKSVYEEIDIESFVYVSKINPSGIKIIE